The bacterium genome contains the following window.
AGGCCAAGGCGCTTAACAAGACCGGGATGGTGGCCGATTTCGGCGACATCCGGGAAGCCCTGATGAAACTGCTGGGCCGCTTTGACCATCAGGACCTGAACGAGGTCAAGCCCTTCGACAAGATCAACCCCACCGCCGAGAACATCGCCCGGGTGGTCTTCGAAGAGATGGCCCTGAAATTCAATTCGCCCAAGGTCAAGATCAACAAGGTCTCCGTTTGGGAGACCGAACACGCCAAGGCCACCTATGGCCCGTTCTAAAAAGGCCGTGGTGCTGCTTTCCGGCGGGCTGGATTCGGCCACCGTGCTTTACTGGGCCCTGGCCAAGGGCTGGCAGTCCCGGGCCCTGATCTTTGACTACGGACAAAGGCACAGCCGGGAGATAGCTTCGGCCAAGGCATTATGCAAAAAGACCGGGGTGGCGTATGACGTCATCCCGGTAAAATTACCCTGGCGGGGCAGCAGCCTGCTGGACAAGGCCTCCGCCCTTCCCAGCGCCAAAAGCACCAGGGACATCGGCTCGCAGATACCCTCCACTTACGTGCCGGGCCGCAACACCCTGTTCCTCAGCTACGGGCTGTCCTGCGCCGAGGCCATCGGCGCGGAAGCGGTGCTGATCGGGGCCAACGCCCTGGACTATTCCGGCTATCCCGACTGCCGGCCGGATTTCATATCTGCCATGTCAAAAGTTTATAAACTGGGGACCAAGGCCGGACGCCAGGGAAAACCGATCAGGATAGTTGCCCCGTTGTTGAAACTGTCCAAATCCCAGATCGTAAAATTGGGGATCCGGTTGGGGGTGCCCTATCAGATGACTTGGTCCTGCTACCGGGGGGGAAAGAAACCCTGCGGAACTTGTGATTCCTGCCTTTTGCGGGCCAAGGGATTCAGGGAAGCGGGAAAATTGGACCCAACAGCATAAGAACATTAAAACAGCCTGACATGCGTTATTTTCTGACTATTTTCATAATAGCCGTTTCCCAGCTATCAGCAGTTGCACAGGACTCCGTGCTCAATAAAGTCCAGCAGCAATTGGACCGGCAGAAGGAGCTCAAGAAGAATCTGGTCTACAGCTTCACCACCCTCAGCTATGTCCACAAACTGGACAAACAGGGGCTGGTCGAGAAGACCGACACCGTTAAGACCTGGCAGAAGTTTTTGGGTGATTCCCTGCTGGACCGCCAGATAGTATACACCAGCGACAAGAAGCAGAAAAAGCGGGAGGATGGCAAGGGTCATAGCCAAAGCATGGAACTTCCCAAACTGAACGACCCCAAATACGAGTTCCTGGTGGACCGGTCCGGAGCCGGCATATCATTCAAGCCCAAAAAGCCCAAAGGCGGAGACCTGGCCGGAACCATAAGCTATGACCCGCAGGACATGTCGCTGGAAAAGATGGACATCACCATGCCCAAGCTGAGCTGGCCGGTGAACGAGTTTTCCATGAAGGCCGAGTTCATCATGGTGGAAGAGGTTCTGTTTCCCTCCAAACTGTGGATGCAGGCCGGCTGGAACGCCCTGATCAGC
Protein-coding sequences here:
- the queD gene encoding 6-carboxytetrahydropterin synthase QueD: VLQLFFQGETMYFVSVYKNFSAAHHLRDYAGKCENVHGHNYQVEVELKAKALNKTGMVADFGDIREALMKLLGRFDHQDLNEVKPFDKINPTAENIARVVFEEMALKFNSPKVKINKVSVWETEHAKATYGPF
- the queC gene encoding 7-cyano-7-deazaguanine synthase QueC, producing the protein MARSKKAVVLLSGGLDSATVLYWALAKGWQSRALIFDYGQRHSREIASAKALCKKTGVAYDVIPVKLPWRGSSLLDKASALPSAKSTRDIGSQIPSTYVPGRNTLFLSYGLSCAEAIGAEAVLIGANALDYSGYPDCRPDFISAMSKVYKLGTKAGRQGKPIRIVAPLLKLSKSQIVKLGIRLGVPYQMTWSCYRGGKKPCGTCDSCLLRAKGFREAGKLDPTA